The genomic region CAGGGTCCACGCTTGTagttgtgtggagagagaaagtgaaaaagTCCGGAGCTCCATGTAGCTCAGCTGCAAGACCAGTTCTACTCAGAACGACGTGCTTAAACCACATAAAGGACTTGGGCCAGCCATGTGATCTCTCTCCAACTGCCAGTAATTCAAACATAATTGTATATTCCAATTATAACTTGATTGGCTCACCTGGAGAGCTGTCTTAAAAATCAAGGTATTTTTGTCCAGGCAATTAACCTTTGGTTCGTCTTCAGCTGTTGAATAATGTAAGTGGCTTCCAAAGATATGTTGTTGATAGAGCAGGAACAAAGGTCGTTCGCAAACCTCAGGGGTGCCATTGTCTGTGATGCGTTTCTCAGGCTTGCTGTCTGCTCTCAATATGGTTGGAATGTGGAATGTGTAGAAATGTAAATTAGAATTGCCATCTTATTACTTCAACAAAGTCCTCTTTTAGAAGTCCAATTTCATGTTTTCAGTCAATGGattaaaaatcaatatttgatatAAGAATGTTTTCATTACAAGGGAGAGGGGCTCGATGAAAGGCCAGAGTTAAAGAAACAAACTGAGTTGGATATATGCCTTGCAGGAGATTGCAGAAGTCGGGTATTCTCTGGCAAGGCCGTGGAGAGATGGAAAGACTGAAAATTTTAAGTTTAGTATATTGGGGTCGGGGGCTAATGTTTAGCAAGGATGGGGTGATCAGCAAGTGGGATTTAGTCCAGGACAGGCTGTGTGCAGGCAAAGATGCATATATTGGAGTTCAGTGAGAAGGGAGGCCAGTAAGGAAAGCACTTGGGTAGTCAAGTTTGGAGTTGAAGGACTGTATGCAGATTTCAGTGGAAAGGAGATAGGGATAAAGGCGGGTGACTGTTGCAAAGGTGGAGAAAAGTAGTTTTCATGACGGGTGGATATAGAATCTGCATTTAAACTCTTTGTCAAACAGGACATCAAGATTGTGAACGCCTGGTTGAATCTGGTACAGTGGCTATGGCTAGAGAAAGAATCAGTGGGAAGAGAggggagtttgtggtggggacctGAAGATTTTCTTCTGGTACAATTAAAAACCGAATAAAATCCAAGATATCCTAGGGTTTTCAATCTGCTTTTAAAGATTGCTATCTGTAAGATCAGTAACTGGATAAATTCAGCAAATCTTGAGGAATCATAAGCATTAGTTACAGAGAGGAAAAGCTGAAAGGGGTTGCAGCTTTTTGGTAAACCTCCTGACCCATCCAGTACTGATATTTTGTATGCAGTCGAGCCACTGATCCTACTCCCTCAGGTCTTGAGCCTGGTATGATGCTCAAACCAATTCCCCCTATCTGGGGACTGTATCTAGACAAAATATTAAAAGTACATTTACTTCACTCTGgaattggaatacagagtaagaATGTTATGTTTTGTGTTATTTCAGAGAATGACTGATAAATGTTTCAGGAAGTGTATTGGCAAACCAGGAAGTTCACTGGACAACTCTGAACAGGTAACAACTTCTGCTTTGTGTCAAGAAATATTCTACAATAGACAACCTCTTGAATTTGAAATCTTTCAGTTACATTTAAAAGTGAAATGGGAAATGAAAGTAAGATCTGATGCTATCCTGATAACTATATAGAATTAGAGTCTTAAAGCACAAAaagtatctgtcttcacagtagaagacatattaaaaaaaaacaaatactgGGAAACCAAGAGTGATTAACTCAAAATAATTAATATTAGTCAAGACAAGTACTGGAAAAATTAACAGAACTAAAGCAGACAAATTACCTGGATTAAATGGCCCACATCCCAGGGTTCTAAAAGAGGCAACTGCAGAAATAGTAGATATACTGGttatgatcttccaaaattccattaATTCTAGAACTGTCCCCGTGGATTGGAAGGTAGTAAATGTTCAGGATGCCTACTAATGtccactattcaagaaaagagagagagagagagaaaatgggacactacaggccagtcagtcatTGAAGAAATGCTGAAATTCATCATTAAGCAAATAATAACAGGACACTTATATCATAATTAAGCAGATTCAACATAGATGTATGAAAGAGAAATGATGACAATTCTGGtagggagttttttgaggacgtaattAGTAGGATATATAgtggggaaccagtggatatatAGTGTCTTGGGATTTTCAAAAGATATCTGATAAGGCCCAAGAAAAGTTATTGCACAAAATAAGGGCTTGATGGAGTTAGGATAACATCAAAATGGATAATGGATTGattaaaggacagaaaacagaataggaataaacaggtcattttcatATTGGTAGACTGTTACTAATGGCATGCCGCAAAGTCCATTGCTGGCCTCAGTTATTTACgaactatattaatgacttagatgaatggACTGAATGTAATGAATCCaaaggtttgctgatgatataaagatgGTGGGCAAGTcagtaaaaacagaaattgctggaattactcagcagatctggtagcTTCTGCAGAGAgataaaacagagttaatgtttcaggactGTGACCTTTAATCAGGGCTGGGAAAAGTTAAAAATACAATAGATTTTGAAGAAGTGAAAAGAAGGATCGTGgggaaaaacaaaagggaaggtctgagaGAGGAGGGCAAGAGAGTTTAAATGACAAAAGTGTTCATGGCGCAAAGCCAAAGGGAGTGGGGAAGGGTCATGTAAATAAAcaggggcctgaatttttaggatgGCTTGGAATCGGTGGGGAACACATCCCCGCTGACTCCCTCAGCTCCAATGCCAATTTTTGCTCTAACAAGCATTGATTGGCCTAAGGCagtcttctgcccctcactcaggtgGAAGCCCTgccttggagagctgccagccaatcacattgacaggcagctctccagtccctccaggaATAGCAGCCAGAAGCTGCCTGAGTCTAAGTCCCAAGAACCGTAAAAAAAGGTGTCAGGggtctgggtgggagggtgggaaggcTTGGGGGGGTTGCAAGGGAGGACAATTCGGGTCTCTGGAATAGACTGGGGGCAGAGGGAGGTCTAGAGGTCACCGGTGCTTAAGGGGTGCATGCCCCCAGTTATAAGGGGGCTTTTGATGGAGCATCCCCCCCTTTCCTGCCCCAGGTCTAACTCTCTTCATTTATGGGTTCCCCACCAGCCCCCCTGCGCTCCCCATCCCCCGAGCTGTCATCTTCCCATCAGCCTAAAGATTGAGGCTGGGCGGAAAATGGCCATTAAGTGGCTTAATTGGGACGAGCAGGCTTCCGCCTGAGGCGTAAAATCACTGTGAGGACGGGCGGCAGGAATCAGGATGGAATCCAGTCCATGCAATTCCATGCTCTCCACTCACCTCTGAACCCGTCGGTTGagtagaggaggtgtgaatggcaggattaTGAATAGTTgctgtccaaaagcaaaataaaaggaaagagagaaatgagagagaaaaaaaacagcaaagaaaaaggaaataaaatggaGACAGGGATTAATGTCTCTTGTGTTGGATTTGTATTAGTgctgggaaagtaagctgtggagAGCAAACGAAAAGTCTGCAAAGAtatagagataggttaagtgtTTGGGCAAAaaggtggcagatagagtataatgcgGGGAAATTAGGTTGTTCACCTTGGTGCGATGAATAGAAGaatagaatattttttaaatgctaAGAAACTGTTAAATGTTTGTGATTAGAGGGATTTGGATGTCAGCAAAATGCTAAAAGTTAATATGCAGTACAGCAAGCTATTAGGAAGTCAAATGGTGTgtcggcctttattgcaagggctttggagtacaagagtaaggaagtcttactGAAATTATATAGGGCTTTGATGATACCATGCCTGTAGTAGTGTGTGTGCTTTTGGCCTCTATCTAAGGAGGGAAATACTTGCCCTAGAGGGAGTACcatggaggttcactagattaattcTTGGAATGAGAGGGTTATCCTGTGAGAAACGGCTGAGTATTATATGGCCCAAACTCtgatgtttagaagaatgagaggtaatctaattgaaacatataagatttttgaGAGGGCATGGCAtgatagatgctgagagactgattcacctggctggagagtctggaACTAAAGGGCATATTCATGGTGatgggtcagccatttaggactgagatgcagaggaattCTTTTCACTTGAAGGATtgttaaactttgaaattctttACTCCAGGGGaatgtggatgctcagtcatcgaGTATGCTGTAGGCTGAGATTGGTAGATGTGTGGATTCTTAAGGCAATtggagattggtcaggaaagtggaattgaagatgaggatcagccatgatcatgttgaatggtggagcaggctcaaggtgccACATGGCCTACTACTTCCcctatctcttatgttcttattctgttcactgtgcctgctcttcgtctctccccccacccccgcctgtgCCAATAGCCTTGCAATtttctctgcttcaaatatttatccagttcacTTTTGAAACTTATTACTGAAggtgcttccatcaccctttcaggaagtgtaTTGCAGATCATAGCATTCAAAACTGTTCTCCTTATTTCATCTCTGACTCTGTTGCCTATACTTTCAAGCTATGTCCTCTGCTTCCTGGAAATACTGCCACTGGAAGATATTAGGGAAACATTTAAAGTCCCTATTACATCGGTCAGTGGCAGAGCTGCTTCATGTTGTGATATTCATGTTGCTATTTGATATTACGACACAAATGTTGTCTCCATATCCCTGATTTGAATCCATAGACTCTGCTCTGTAATACTCAAAACAAACAAACTGCAGCGTTATGTGAGTAATTCACATGTGAACGTATACATATGGACATACGAatcaggagcaagagtaggccattcggccctttgagcctgctccgccattcagtaagctcatggttgatctgactgtaacctcccgcctacatCCGGTAATCTTTCATCCCATTctttatcaagaacctatctacctctgccttgaaaacgtttaaagactctgcttccactgccttttaagaaatggagttccaaaggctcacgacaTTTGGACATTCTTCCTCCTGAGTTATCTTTAAAGGTTAGCAATATTAATTCGAGGCTGTGAATATGCCGTTTGGTAAGAAACTATGGGTCAAGATAGCCGTCCAGCAAGGAACTGCTGAGAGAAGAGATACTTTGTATCTAAGTTAACgaagaactgctgttgccaggctaaagGCTCTTGCTGATGGTTAAAAACACCTAGCCTAAGAGAAGTATTCTTTGAACatctttgtttttttaaaaactctgagtgagtgtgtgggtgcctTAGAAGCAAGCTGCAAGAAAAAGATTTTATCTTCCCGCTCTCTGGCCCACCTTTGTGTTAAACTTTCCGCAGAAACGTCTCATCAGGATAACTCGTCTGTTCTATTTTGAAAGTCTGCAAAGTTGTGATAAGTAAGAGTCATAAAGGACAGTTTCATCAAAAAATCCGTCTGAAGGAATTTTTAGATatattgtgaccagaattctgttaggTTATTGTAGTATTCtcaacagtactcagtactcaacaGTATTGAGTTTTCTTCGAATTTTACCCTTTTAAGAGAAATGTTCCCATCTTCCAGCCTCTGCAGAGGACTGTATTTGTTTTGTACTGTTTTGTGTTTGTCTATGAGCATATGGGGATTtaaatatcttttttaaaaaaaggaaaatcatTACACTCCTAAActacaacttgtatgttaaccagtttattaacttgttttttaaaaagtaacttgTTTTTATAATAAATCATTAAAAAAGTAACTtgtttttataataaatcaatagtatttttgtgtttactgaaagaagcctggttggagtctttttatgctgggaataaTAGTATTAAAGGGTAAcaattggccagttttgtggatgaattaaacatttaaactattgttgcATCCTGTGGAGAAGTTGGGCTAGATTTAACTACGCACTCCTCCCATCACGGTCCATAACAGAACATATCACTCAGTTCTATACTCACCTCAAAACTGGAAGTATTTACTGAGACTTATTTATTTGGTACCTTTTGCTTCCTAACCTTAGGAGTGAAAATGTGAAAACCCCTGCAATTTTCATCCCAATTCTCAGCTTATAATAACATCACTTATATTCCTACCTCTGGTTATAGTCTTTCATTTAAGTAGAAGGGAAGTCTGGAGGAATAATTTTTATTCCATGGACTCCTGCTTTTCATAGGAAAGTATGATGAGCGTTCATTAAATTTGCATGAGAAATTTTGTTGAAAATGTAATCTTCCTACCGCATTAAATACTACAATGGTAGGGTTAGGTCATTATGCCATGGCTCTTTCAGTTTATAATGCAATCCTTCTGGTACATACCACATACCTAACAGCACCAGAGTGGGCTAGTGGGAAATAGGATCATGTGTGTGGAATGATAGCCTCATGTCCCTGCATGTAAAATCAGAGCCTCCCACCAACCCCTTGGTATTGAATTAGATTCACACCCTACTCTGTTTTAACCATATCTTTCAGAAATGTATAGCTATGTGTATGGATCGATACATGGACGCCTGGAATACAGTATCACGAACATACAACTCCAGACTACAGCGAGAGCGTGCACAAATGTAACTGCAGAACAAACGAACAAGGCTTGAACTATACTCATCCAATCTGGGAGAGAGAAGAACTCAAGCAAGGGAGGGATGTATAACACAAAGTGCTGCATATATTTCAGAAAAGTTGCTAACCTGCCTAGGTTCTAAAACAATTGTGTCAACCTGTATTCTGTGGACTTAATTATGATGATAATAAAAGTACATTatattgaatattttttttttatccttctATCCTACCTGGGCAACCTGATTAGAAAATATTTCAGCTGTATATGACAACTTTCACTTATGCAGCACATTAATTAACCCAGGCTGCTTTATAATCATGTTCTTTCTGAATAAGTTCATCAGGAAGGCACCCTGATGGTTTGTTGGGTGAATCTTCTACCAAGTATTGCTCTAAGGCATATAGAATAGAAGATCCCATTCTGAATCTGTTAATACCAGGAGCAGTTGCTATAATTGGCCTCAGCAAACGTGCATAAGGGAAAGGAAAAACCTGCCAAGCACCTAGTTTATGTTCTCTATCCACTGACCTTTGTGGATGCCATTAAGCACAGGATCAAGCTCTGCTGTCATATTCCTGCAGTCAGTTATCTTGCCAGTATTTACTGTCTGAACTCATAGAAAAATGGACACTTGGGTGAAGTAATGGAATGGCTGGAACCTGTACTTAGTAAGTCAATATCTTGGAGAGATGGGGAGCAAATTGGAAGGGAATTGAAACAAAAATgcggattttagaagaatgactTTGAATTGCTTGGTGTCAGTGTATGTTTTATAACTGCAATATTATTACATGCAAGGATTATCAAGTACCTCAAAGTATTATTAATATAATTACATTAAAGAACTTCATAGAAGCAGATTTTTACAGAGACGGTCTAAATATTTAACTGATCTAATGAGATCACAGTTTATTTGGTGAGTTGTAATGAATGGTCAACTTTTTAAATGAATCATTGTCGGGATGTAACACTTCAAAACATTTTAACTTCTGCAATGACTTACTTTATTTTTATAACTTAATTTTAATGAAATGAAAGTTTTAGAAAAATGAAACTCACTGATTGAAAGACTTCCTATTACATCTGTAGTTAGATCTTGATCATCAGCCTTCTCAAACAGCCCTTGTGGACACAGCAGTGATATAATTCAGGTCTGGTACCaatctttgcatttttaatataaACCGGTCATAATTTGTTGTGTTCCTTGTTGAGCATCACTAACCATGTAGGGACATCCTGAATACCACTCGTGATGAGAAACCTTGAACTACTATGTGCATTGACATCAGAGTCTCATCAACCTGGACACCACACTACCCTCCTGAAGAAGCCTCATGGTTTCTGAAGGACGATATTAAGTCCTTAGGTCCTTCACCAGGTTTCTGTGCGGTTGGTAGTGTACTGTGGATACTGATGCTGTGAACTTTGTACTGTGAGTGTGCAATTTCTGTGATATGAGTGTGTAAACTGTGCATGTGTAATTGCGTAATCTGTGATGTTACCGTGGCAGATTTATTGTAAGAATGTGTGTTTTGTGCTGTTATTGTGGAAGTGTGAAAGCTCTAGTGTTTGTGATCAACTTTGTGAAAATTTGCAAGGTTTGTGCAACAGGTTTCTGTTAACTCACTCTGACAGTGGATCTGAATCATCTGGGTGAATTTGAATAATTCAGGTTTTACAATTGCCATTTTGATCCTGGATATAGATTTAGAATAATATTCCAGAAATAGAGGAATCTCGGGAACAGAATAATTTGTTATTTTCCAGAGTAATTTTATCTGATCAGAATGTGCGTATTGTGATTTAATAAAGTATGTGTGCCTGACATAAATAATGTGACCAAACTTGTACCAGAAAACAAACTCACAGGAAAAGCAGATAATGcagacactgtcatttcacatATGGGGCCTGAATTATCCACAACATAAACTACCACAAATTTGACATTAAAATTATCAATGTTAGGCTGCATGAGGTCTGTTACGGGGAACAAAAATATCGCAGCAAAAGTGCTATGAAGGATATTGTTGGGGCAGAAGATGACCTTAACTATTCcctgctgtacctgacctggcaATGTTGAATGGGGCAGTAAGAAGAGCTTTATTCTGCATCTAACCTGTGCTACATTTGCCATGCAAATGCTGTCAGCTGATGTCTGAAATGGAAATCATTCTTCCCTCAATTGAGAACAAAAAGAAGCAGTAGCACAGATTGTCCAGGGTGCTTCAGATGATCTGGATTTTTTAAAGACTGGCATATGGTTAACAATTTCCTGTAGGGAAGAACATCTCTCTCGCTCCACACTATGATCTGCTGACCCTCCTGCTGTCAGTGATGTCATCTTTCCCACCAGACATTAAACCCAGGCTCCAACTGTCTGCTGATgggcgtaaaagatcccatggcattgttttgaagaagagcagggaagttacctCAGTattccagccaatatttatctcgcaatcaacatcacaaaatcatTACCAGGTCATTATTGCACTGCTGattgtaggagtttgctgtgtgtaaattggctgctggatTTCCTACAGTACGAAAGTATTGAATagctgtgaagcgctttgagcTGGTCGCGAAAGGCGCTGTGTAAAATACAAGTCTTCGTATTGCAGTTGATTGGAGAGAAATTCCTTTCACATCCTAAGGTGGAGAATGTTGTCAGTTCAATTCACAGAGACGTCAAAGAGTTGGGTAATACTGTGTCATCTTTAATTAAACTTAACACACCTATTTGAAAGTGTTCAATGCCCTGTCGTGTCTACCTTACAACTTGGAGCAGCTGCTGTTAATGGGTTATGAGCGACGCTGGCAAGACAGCATTGATCGTTCTCCCCCAGATAAGCTGAGAAAGTGGTGGCACGGAGGAGTGTTCTTGAATCACTTGCAGGATTGGAACAGGTGGTTGCAACCCGGAATGTTACGGAAGGGAAAGATGTATTCGTTTAGGGATCGGGTTGGTTAGATTTTGCTTGGGATTAGGCAACATTTGAATTAGGATGGGTTTCAATTAGGTTGGGTGCAGTTTGTTCATTTTAGGTTTATGGCGAGATTAGATCAAGTTAAATTTGCTGAGGAAGtaacatttttctaaactctggtTATGATGTCGAATGTCCAGGTGATGAGATTGGGAGATACTTGTATTAACCACTCTCTAGGTGCAGTATTTAGATTGTGGGCAGGTATGTGAGCAATGGGAAATTAAAGGAATCTGGTTCTGCGTGTTTCAGGCTGGTTGGACTTGTTTTGGCGATGATTCCCCCACCTGGCTCCCCGCAGAGTGAGGTCCTCTGAATCTGATTGAGACATTAGAGGCTCCCCTAAACCCCCGCCCCATGACTCTCCCACTGGTGGCTGCTGCCCTGGCACTGGTACCGAGCCCTCTCTCCCCACTAGTCACGCCTCTCCCTCTAGTGGCTcctccttcccctcactctctggtTTGAGGGGTTGACTCTTGGTGTGTCAGACCGGTGAAGCAGCTGCGACCGCTCCCGGAAAAACTACGAAGGATCCGGTATACCCTAGGACCATGGCTTCATTCACCTTCGGGGGCAGACACCAGTACCTGCAGCTGGTGAGCAGGTGAGAGGACAGTGCCCGGGAGTGGAACTGATTATTGATGATTGGTAATGCCCTAGGTATAGGGAGCTGCCTCTGACTCCCGATAATAAAGTCTATTCCCTGAACATTTGATTTGTTTCCCCGTCTTCATTTGCTGCTCGCTGTACACACTGAACTCTGAAATCGATTAAAACGGTGAAaaatcagtgtgggagagactgttgCAGTCACAACTCTTTGGTCCACGATTTCATTCGTTTTAACCGTTTTCAGCTGCGTTTCAAGAGAAAATGTGCCTATTATTGAAAGAACAGGGTGGGACCCTTTAATAACTTCAGCAAGTGTCAATGAAATAAGTTACAAATTCCACAATTGGAGTTTAACTTTAACCAGCACCTGATCTTAAAGGGTTTAACACCTGAAGAAATGCCAGAAATTATCTTGGGATACATGACCTTTAAACCAGAGAGCCTTGGGAATATATAGCAAGGTATGAAAGAGCTTGAAGAGTATGAAAGTTGGTTAACGTTTTGGGGTAAATCCTTCTATAAGATCACTGAGTGATACCGTTTAAACGTATACTCCTAATAATTCTGTATAATCTGTGTGAAATGTAAATTCAGACTTGTTAAAGGGAGGAAGCTAAGTAGTGCACTGGTTACACACTGGCACATTACTTATAGGTAAAAGTCCAGCCCAGACTGATGGAAATGCAAACGAGTCCCCAGGAATAATTTGTTAATATAATTTAGGAATATTGCAGTCCAGCTAGAGTAGGAAATGCAAAATCGACAttggtgttgttgggtggggggggtggggtggtgggggctgctGTCTGAGATTGGGGCTGAGGCACATTATTGGAGCTTaagtagagggagcttcactgtgcAAATCAACTGTACTGTTTGTTTCTCACTTGCGAGTTCTTGGTGGGACATTGaggagggaggtttactctgtatgtaacccatGTTGTACCTGACCTTGAGTGTATGGTACAGTATGGAGGGAGCTTTTGACTTGTGGTACCtgatgtgagagtgaggagataAAGTAGAGGACCCTTTAGTCTAGATCTAATGCATGTTGTGCCTGATCAGAGAGCATTTGGTATCATCTTTGTACTGTCCTTGAGCACAAGATTCTCAATAACTCAGCTTccttccaactctggcctcttacaCATCTCCATTCCTTTTGCCCCACCATTGGctgcagtgccttcagttgtctgtgTCCttggctttggaattccctccattcCCCTatctttccatctctccctcctcctttcagAACACCTTAAAAGTCTCTTTTTTACCAAATTTTTGATTACCTGTCCTAATGTTTCTTttcttggctcagtgtcaatctTTTGACTAATTATGTTTCTGTGAAGCATCGTGggatattttcctacattaaagacactagataaatgcaagttattgttgacaTTGGGCATCTAAAATGGCAGGTGCTAATATCCTTTAAACTCAAAgttttaacttttttaaaaaatgaaatataTTATGCTTTTAGCATCATAGAAGTGAATAGTTCCTGACTGGGTGGCAGCATATTGGTGGATAGGTGACCGCTTTAGCTTTTTGATGGGTTGGATCTGATATAATTCTTCAAGCTATTACCAGGGAGCAAAGGGAAACCTTGAGTCCATTCATATAGATGCAAAATGTTAGGAGTAGTAAGATCACAAGTTAGTTCGAGGTTAAGAAAGTAATTTAGCCCC from Carcharodon carcharias isolate sCarCar2 chromosome 14, sCarCar2.pri, whole genome shotgun sequence harbors:
- the timm13 gene encoding mitochondrial import inner membrane translocase subunit Tim13 encodes the protein MDDFSSGGPAGGKVDSGMIMEQVKLQIAVANAQELLQRMTDKCFRKCIGKPGSSLDNSEQKCIAMCMDRYMDAWNTVSRTYNSRLQRERAQM